AAAAAAGAACCTGATGTTTTTATGATTGTTGAAGACATGCCCGAATACCCGGGTGGAGAAGAAGCTTTACGTGATGATATAGCAAAGCTGGTAAAATACCCTGCCGAGGCAAAAGAAAAGGGTTTGCAGGGCAAAGTTTACATCACCTTTATTGTTAATGAATTAGGGAAAATTGAGAATGCTAAAATTGCCCGGGGAGTTGATCCATTGCTTGATAAAGAAGCTTTGCGCGTGATGAATGAGCTTGATAAAACCTGGCAGGCCGGGAAACAAAAAGGCAAAGCTGTTAAGGTATCTTATACAGTTCCAATAAATTTTGCACTCGACGGTGGCCCAAAAACACCAGCGCCAGTGAAACACCCAACAGGCAAAGGCGAAAATGAGCTGTTCTATATTGTGGAAGATATGCCTGAATTCCCGGGAGGAGATAAAGCTTTACGCGAGTACATCGCAAACTCGGTAAAATACCCGGAGGAAGCCGTTAAAAATAAAATAGAGGGTAAGGTGTTCGTTACTTTTGTAGTTGAAAAAGATGGCTCGGTTGGCGAAACAAAA
Above is a genomic segment from uncultured Draconibacterium sp. containing:
- a CDS encoding energy transducer TonB; translated protein: MKNLAFIILCIAMASNVLAQEKIKKEPDVFMIVEDMPEYPGGEEALRDDIAKLVKYPAEAKEKGLQGKVYITFIVNELGKIENAKIARGVDPLLDKEALRVMNELDKTWQAGKQKGKAVKVSYTVPINFALDGGPKTPAPVKHPTGKGENELFYIVEDMPEFPGGDKALREYIANSVKYPEEAVKNKIEGKVFVTFVVEKDGSVGETKIARGVAPSLDKEALRVIQALPKWQPGKQRGEAVRVCYTVPINFALN